The following proteins are encoded in a genomic region of bacterium:
- a CDS encoding radical SAM protein — MIGRGLATTRHPILAHIVPMRRCNLACTYCNEFDDFSAPVPEEIMKERIDRLADLGLTVLVISGGEPLMHPQLNNLIAHGRKRGILTGLISNGYLLNVDRIKRLNQAGLDHLQISIDNITPDEVSKKSLKVLDKKLQILAEHAHFGVNVNSVIGGGIKNPQDAVVISARAVELGLTTTLGIIHNGAGQLLPLTAEEQKIYEQLRDNGKRSWTRFYKFQDDIAKARPHQWRCRSGSRYLYICEDGLVHYCSQKRGFPGIPLAEYTREHILREFNTKKPCAKFCTVACVHVVATFDNWRAPQTERAFVPYEPEPQPEDVTTLANLPTAYD, encoded by the coding sequence CACATTGTCCCGATGCGTCGTTGCAATCTGGCTTGCACTTACTGTAACGAGTTTGATGACTTCTCCGCTCCGGTTCCCGAAGAAATCATGAAGGAACGGATCGACCGGTTGGCCGATCTGGGTCTTACGGTCCTGGTGATCAGTGGCGGCGAACCTTTAATGCACCCGCAACTGAACAACTTGATCGCTCACGGCCGGAAGCGTGGAATTTTGACCGGACTCATCAGCAATGGATATTTGCTGAATGTGGACCGTATCAAAAGATTGAATCAGGCTGGATTGGATCACCTGCAAATCAGCATCGACAACATCACTCCCGATGAGGTGTCCAAGAAGAGTTTGAAGGTTCTCGACAAAAAGCTTCAGATACTGGCAGAGCATGCCCATTTTGGGGTCAATGTAAATTCGGTTATCGGTGGAGGGATAAAGAATCCGCAGGATGCGGTAGTAATCAGTGCGCGTGCAGTCGAGCTCGGTCTCACAACCACTCTTGGCATTATTCACAATGGCGCCGGACAGCTTTTGCCATTAACCGCTGAAGAGCAAAAGATTTACGAACAACTTCGGGACAACGGTAAGCGGAGCTGGACCCGTTTTTACAAGTTTCAAGATGATATCGCCAAAGCGCGGCCGCATCAGTGGCGTTGCCGGTCCGGGAGCCGTTACCTTTATATCTGCGAGGATGGCCTGGTTCATTACTGTTCCCAAAAACGTGGTTTCCCAGGCATACCGCTCGCTGAATACACACGCGAACACATTCTCCGGGAATTCAATACCAAAAAACCTTGCGCGAAATTCTGCACGGTCGCCTGCGTGCACGTCGTTGCAACCTTTGACAACTGGCGAGCCCCACAAACCGAAAGAGCTTTCGTTCCTTACGAGCCGGAACCACAGCCGGAAGACGTTACAACTCTAGCGAACCTGCCGACTGCGTACGATTAA